TGGGATTTGGCCACTCCTTGAAAGAAGGGCGCCCTCTTTTGATAGCTTCTGTTCTCAATGCCGTTGTTGGTCGAAAATCTTAGTAACATTTCTACATCGGTCTGGTTGGTAGTGAGTATAATGTTTTCATAATCTTCTGAAAAAATGAAGTCCCCATCAGAAATACCGGTTACATTGCTATCAATAATAAATAGCGTCACCCGGCCCACGACAACAGAATAATTGCTTGTTATTATTACGTTTCCTTCATAGGTGCCAGGAGTTAGATTTTCCGTGTTTTCTACCCTATAAATCACCCCGATACTGTCACCTGCAGACAAATTCGTATTTATAGGTGTTATCCATGGAGCATCAGAGGCTATGGTTACATCTTGACTTGTAGACACCTCAAAAACAGAGCTGGCAATTACGCCCGAAACCCCCTCGTCTGTTTGATGTTGCCGTGTAGATGGTGAAATGGTCAAATAATCGTTTGTGTCATCGACATTCTTGACTATCAAAGACACATCAATAACCTCTGAAGACTGGCCGTCATCTATCTCTACCCTTCCGGTATAAGTGCCTACCGCCAAGCCTGTTACATTCACTCCGACCTGCAGGGTATCGTTATTGACCCCTTGGGACTTATCCAGGGTAATCCAGGATTGGTTCTTGGTCACTGTCCACGCTTTGTCCGAAGTAATGCTGACTATTTTAGGAAGTGGTTGTGAAGAACCGATAACATATGGCCAACTTAAATTGGTCGGGCTGGCCTCAATAATGACATTTTCAAATATCTCGAGAAGTACAATACAGTTTTCTCTAATGCTCGAGTTTGAACTGGAACCATTGATATAATAGAATACACTAAAGCCGTCCACATAACGCCCTGGTGCCAGTTGGTCCGCCAAACTTTTGTTGATGGAAATTTCATAGGTTCTTCCCTCAGCGCCCGGAGAATTATCAATATCAGTTGTCACAACGTTGAGAACGTTGGATTTTTGACTTATCCCCGCAAATGGTATCGTGACCGTGGGGGCCATTATCCTGGTGACCGTGCCCCGCCTAAAATTTGTCAATGTTTGTACTACAGAAAAAGGAGCGTCAGCACCTCCTTGTAAATAACTTACTTGGGATATGTTTGGGCTAAACGGCATTTTGGTCTACTTTGGCATTGTTCCTGATTTTTCTAAGTCTTTCCTCCATTTGCTGCTGATTTCTGGCTGCATCAAACCCCCAATGGATATGGCCAATCACGCCTTTGGAAATAGTCTCGTTCAATTGTGCTATGGTAGTATTTACCTTTTGCAACAAATCTTCGTTCTGATGTCCTCCAGCTGGATACATTCCAGATTCAAAGCCCGGCGTGGGCTTTCCGGCCAAATGCAGAATATAATCCGTTATGGCAGGGTCCATTTGTTTGAAAGTTTTGGGATCGATGATCATCTCCGGCATTTCCCCGGCAAGAAAAGTGGTAGGGGACCCAACGATCTGTGTGGTTGGGGCTCCGCCAAACCTAGCATTGAATTTTTTTCCGTCATGCCTTTTTACGGGATAAAGACCGTCTTCAAAACCAGCCATTCCTGCAACTGTTTCAGCTGCTATTGTTGCAATATTGATTTTGGATGCTGCGTTGTTGGCTGCCAGTGTGGCTTTAGCTGCGGTAGTGTTGGTTAATATCCATGGTTGACCAGAGGTTAATGGAAATGCCGCCAGTGCTTTGGCATTGGCTATGGCCAAATTGGACATGACCATTGCGTTAGCTTTTGCAGTTTCAGCGATAATACCCTTTATGGCAAGTGCCTTTTGGATTGCAAAAATTGCCTTTCCGAGAGCAGATGACTCTCCAAAAACCCTTTTGAGGATGTTCAATCCCGCTTGTTGGGCATTTGCTTTGGCCTGAGCAAGTTTGGTCTCGGCTTCAATTTGAGATTCTTGAAATTTTTTCGAGGCATCATCTAGTTTTTTCCTTAGCTCTTTGTCCTTTTCTAGTTGAATGTCAGCATATTTATCCCTTACATCTTGAATCTGCGCCTGTTTTTCGGCCTCGAGTCGGCTCAACAACTCCGAATCTCCTGCAGCCTGTTCCTCCAGTTTTTTAAACTTTTGCTCAATCTTTAGGATTTCTTCCTCTTCGGCCCTTTGCGATTCTTCGACCTTCTTAAGTTCTTCCTGTAGCTTGCGTTCTGCTTCAAAATCGTCGAGAAGCTGGCCTAGGCGTTTTTTACTATTGAGTATTTTTTTGTCCTCGGCCGTTAGTTCATCATCTCCTTTTCCACCGCCTCCTGTTTTTACTCGTACCCATTGGCCATTTTTAAAGATATATTGGATTCCGTTTATTGTTTTTCTATCCCCTTCTTTCGGTTGCGACCCACCATTCTGCTCAAGTTCTATTTGAGCTGCCGCTGCCTTTCTTCTTTTTTCAAGTTCCTTGCCGACAAATTCAGAAGCTTTCTCACGAATTTTTGAGATTTTTTTAAGCGCCTCGGATCCTGTGCTTGTAAGATTCTCTATTTCATGTTCCCACAACTCTTTTGAGTCTTTGAACTCTTCACGGGCAGCTTCAAAATTTCCGGTCATTACTTTTTTAATGATGGAACCCAATCCCATAAAAGAGCGTCCGAGATTGCCTAAACTATTTTTGATTTCTGAAAATGACTCACGAACAACACTTGGGAAGTTGGCTATGGTAGCAATATTTGATGCCGTGAATTTTAAAAACCATTCATTGAACTTAGAAAACTGGTCCGTAATAAACTTGATTCCCTGAAAAAAACCAGTCTTAACCTTTATCCAAAAGAGCTCAACCTCATTGGCCATGGCCACGTAATTTTCAGAACGCAGCGCTTCATCCTGGGCCTTTGCCAACTCCTGGTTGGCCTCTGCCACTTCTTTGATCATCTCCTCCAATGGGCTCAATGCTTCCTCGGTTTCGCCCAGGGCGGTGTTGAAGGCATCGAGAACCACAATTGCCCCTCCAGCATCTTCACCGGCACCACGGAACAAATCCGCCGTCAATTGTGCATTTTGCTGAACATTTAGACCGGTTTTTTCGGCCTCTTTAGCAATTTCAATTAGCGCCTCTTTGGTTGTGATTTCCCCATTTTTGACCTGATTTAGAATGCGCTTTGTAAACGCCGCTCCAAAGGCATTTTCGAGCGCTTCAACCGTTGATTTTGTCTGTTCACGGAGTGAAAGGTCTACTTCTTTGATGGCGTCGGGAAGCTTGTCCTGATAGATACCGAGGTCATAGCCGGCCTCCACCGTTTTTCTGAACTCGGAAACCGAAAAGCCTGCAGAGGCGAAAAAAGTGGGATATTCCCGAAGGCTGTCAAAAAACTCCGTGTTGTTGCGTTGGCCATTGATCAATCCCTGTTCAATTTCTTCAAGCGCCTCGGTAAAGGAAATGTTGAACTGTTTGGCCAGTACCTTGGCCGTTTTCAATGTTTCGACAAAATCAACATTGAAGGTGTCGGAAATTGCCCGGGCCTGCAACCTAGCGGCGTTGGCCTGTTCGCCCTGAAGCCTGGTTATCTCTTGTGTTAGAATGATCGCTTGCCTGGCCTGGTTGTTGTAATTGAACCATTCTTTGGCGGCCAAGCCTATGCCCGCCAATACCGCAATAAAGGCGCCAATCGGTGTAGCGATAAATGCCAGGCTTGCTTTGCCCGCGTTTTTTAAAAGTTCTACGATGGATAGCAAGGCCGCTTTTGCGGCTTGGGCATCACCGGAATTCAAGGCAAAGAAAAATTGGCCCACAGCTGCACTCATTCCGCCCCAAAGCTCCATATTGTCATCGAGTGATTCATTGACGGGTTTCATTTCTTCCCTGAGTTCGGACATTCGCCCCTTAACCGCTTTGAGCTCCTTGTTATATTGCTGCCATTCTTCGGTATTTGGATCAAGGTTTGACAAAATTCCGTTAAGTTTCCTCGCTTCACGTCCCAGCTGGCGCATAGAAAGATTGTTAAGGCCAATTTCTTTGGTAAGCTCCTTCATTCGTGCCTCATTGCCCTGGATGGTTTTGTTGTTTCTGTCAATCTCATCCCTAAGCTTTTTAATTGCCTCACGGTTATCCTTTCGAGACTTCTCAAGCTTTTTGGCTTGTTTTTCCAAATCTTCATTTCGATCTATTAGCTTTTTTGTGGCACGCTCCAATTGGCCAAACTCCTTTTGGGCCTTATCCCCATTGATAATTACCTCAAACTTTAATGTTTCATCAACTATCTTCTTGGGCATTACATCTGAATTTTATAGTCGTTCGCAATAAGGTTCTTAACGTCTTGAGTAAGTCCAAAGGCCAATCTGCCTACAATGGCATTGAAACCGGAATAGATAATCTTATTATGTATGTGGACGGCCTTTTGACGTTGGCCACGTATGGTCTTCATGTCAATAAACCGCTGTCGGATTGGATGTACTCCCGTTAGTTTGGAGTTGGAAACAGAAATACGTCTTCTTGAGATTTCGGGGATTGTCTTACGGACCCCATATCTTGAGATTACCCGGTCCTGTTGTCGCAACATTTCCTCTCCCTGGTAGCGGAGTACCCGGTCAATATATTTCTGTTCGATGAATTTCTTAGCTGTCCGCTCCTTGAGCACATCAGTGGCTGCCATGGCACAAGTTTAGTACAGCAAAGCGCCCGTTAAATGGACAAAAAAAGACCCCGAAGGGTCTTTTGCTCATGAGGCCAATTGCCAACAGCCGTCTCGATCGTTAATAATCATATCCAGCTTTGCGAGGCAATCATGCAAATGCAGAAAGGTAAGGGTCTGCGCTTCCCTAATCTCTTGGTCGTTCATAAGATGATGGGGCAGCGCCATTAAATAGAGGTTGCGCACATCGCCCAGCATCATTTCCATACAGGCCATTTGGTTCATTTCCAGAATGGCATTAATGATCTGCGTTCTTTTTTCTTGGGATAATTTTTCTTGTTTCATTTCGAAAAATTTAAATGCACCGCCACCTGTAGGGCTGAAACAACAGTCTAGGACTGGAATTTGCGGCCTTTCGGTTGCGCTACCCGTGGGCGGCGGCTTATCGTTAAAAAGATAGTTTCGGATTTCTCCTAACCTGTTGTTTCACGGTAAAGATACTAATTCTGGAACAACTCAGGTTGTTTGATGAGCTCTTTATCCATACCATTCAGTTGAGTGGAGAGCTGTTTTCTTTTGGTCTGGAGGTTTTGGAGTTTTTTGAAGTTGTCGCTTTGTTCTTTCATTTCAAGTTTAAGGTTTGCAATCTCAGTATCAACTGTAATGCGTTCCATCAACAACTCTTTTCTGTTGGTGATGGTGCCGTGGAAGTGATTGTAAAGTAATTCGTAGCATGTCTTTTTATATTCAATCAAATCCTTGCTTTCTGACCTCAAAGAAAAAATCCATCCATAGATATATTTCTCTGGAATGCAGGTTACGTTTCGTAGCTGTGATTTGCCATTTTTACAAACCTGCATAGGCTGTACAGCCAATTCAGGTGCCAAAATCGGGTCGTTTTTTACGTTTTTAAATGACCTGGTATATTCAATGTTTAACGCCTCACAAATTGGTTTAAGAGCAATCCAATAGGTGCCGTCAACACTGATAAAAACAATTTTGTTTCCGTTGAATTCAAGAAATTTTTGGTGAGTTTTCATATTTTCGCATTGTATTGAACATGTCAAATATAAGTGATATTGGCGATATTTATTGATCCAAAATCTCATATTTGAGAAATAAAAGCCCGGTTTTCATATTCCTGGGCTTTTTATTGCTTGTGCCTAATATTCTGAATCCGATAATCAATGGCCTTTCTGGTTTCGATATAGCGCTTGCCCGAATAGCGCTTTTTTAAGGCCAAAAGAGTAGGGATATCATCAGTCTCAATGATGTTCAGGTACACTTCGGTCGATATTTTAGCAATATCAATGTACATCAGAGCTGAGTCTCCGTAGTGAATTCCAATTCCCATCCGTTGGTCCCATGATAATTCACCACTGGATCCAATCGGATACTGTTTAAATCTATGTGCTTAAAAAGGCAATTGACCCCTGAATTTCGATGTAGGGCAACAATTTTTTGGGCCAGCGCTCTAATTTCAACCTGGGTCTTTTTAAAAATCTCAATCTTCATTTCTTGTTTTCCTCGGACATCCGTGTTCTTGACCACCATAAAATAGAGGTTGTTTCCGATCTCGCGGCTATCTTCGTCCTCCATTCTGCTATCGTAGGTGGGTAGTACCAGGACAAGGCTCATCAAATTACCATGGTTGCCAACATCCTTTACCTCTTTTGCATATTCAGTCTCTTCACCAAGGACAAAAAGTTTTTCCAGGTCTTGCCTTTCACTAACGTGTGCGTCTGCGAATGTTATTAGGTCTTCCAGTAACAGCATTCTTTTGTTTTTTTTGAAGTTCTTCGATTTTGTGCTTTTGACTTACGAGAAAGGCAAACACGTCTATGGTGTTTTGTTGCGCTACCTGTTCTGTTGTACCAAATACCTTGCTCTCGGCAATGGAATATAGCGTTTC
The sequence above is a segment of the Muricauda sp. SCSIO 64092 genome. Coding sequences within it:
- a CDS encoding phage antirepressor N-terminal domain-containing protein: MRFWINKYRQYHLYLTCSIQCENMKTHQKFLEFNGNKIVFISVDGTYWIALKPICEALNIEYTRSFKNVKNDPILAPELAVQPMQVCKNGKSQLRNVTCIPEKYIYGWIFSLRSESKDLIEYKKTCYELLYNHFHGTITNRKELLMERITVDTEIANLKLEMKEQSDNFKKLQNLQTKRKQLSTQLNGMDKELIKQPELFQN